In Suricata suricatta isolate VVHF042 chromosome 14, meerkat_22Aug2017_6uvM2_HiC, whole genome shotgun sequence, one DNA window encodes the following:
- the SELENOM gene encoding selenoprotein M, which translates to MHLPLPPPPLLLLLAALGAAVTTFRPDWNRLHGLARARVETCGGUQLNRLKEVKAFVTQDIPLYHNLVMKHLPGADPELVLLGHRYEELERIPLSEMTREEINELVQELGFYRKAAPDEPVPPEYLRAPARPAEGPKAHADL; encoded by the exons ATGCACCTCCCGCTTCCTCCACCGCCCCTCCTGCTGCTTCTCGCGGCACTTGGGGCTGCCGTCACCACCTTCCGACCCGACTGGAACCGCTTGCACGGCCTGGCCCGAGCCAGGGTAGAG ACCTGTGGGGGATGACAGCTGAATCGCCTGAAGGAG GTGAAGGCCTTCGTCACCCAGGATATCCCTTTATA TCACAACCTGGTAATGAAACATCTTCCGGGGGCCGACCCAGAGCTCGTCCTGCTAGGCCACCGCTACGAAGAACTGGAG CGAATCCCACTCAGCGAAATGACCCGCGAAGAGATCAATGAGCTGGTGCAGGAGCTCGGCTTCTACCGCAAGGCGGCGCCTGACGAACCTGTTCCCCCGGAGTACCTGCGGGCTCCCGCCAGGCCCGCCGAAGGCCCTAAGGCTCATGCTGACCTTTAG